Sequence from the Acidobacteriota bacterium genome:
GGCCACCGCGTCGAACAGCACCTGAAAGCCCTCGGCCCGCACCGCGGTCTGCACAAGATCAAATTCACCGACTGAAACGCCGCCGGTGAGCAGGATGACGTCGGCCTCGGGCTCGGCGCTCACCGCCGAGCGGATGGCGGCCTCGTGATCGGGCACGATGCCGCGGACGGCGCAGGTGTAACCGAATTTGCGGAAATACGAGGCGATGGAATACATGTCGGAGTTCCGGATGCGGCCGCCTGTGAGCGGCTGGTCGATGTCCACGAGTTCAGAACCGGTGTTGATGAGCGACAACACCGGCCGCGGATAGACACGGACCCGGGTGAAGCCGAAAATGGCCAGAACCCCCAGATCGCTGGCCTTGAGGACGTCGCCGGGGGCGAACAGCGGGCTTCCCGCCGCCAACTCGGATCCCCGCGGCGCGACATTCCGGCCGGCGACCGGCGTTTCCGTAAACTCCACCCAGTCGTCGGGGTGTTCCCGGCAATGCTCCTTCGGCATCACGGTGTCGGCGCCGGCGGGCAGCGGCGCGCCTGTCATGATCTTGACCGCCGCGCCGGGGGGCAGTTCGCCGTCAAAGGCCTTGCCGGCTGGCAGGCAGTCCACCACGCGGAGGCGCGCACCCGGTCCCGTCGCGTCGGCGGCACGGAAGGCGAAGCCGTCCATCATGGCCCGGTTGAAGGCGGGCACGTCGTCACCGGAGCGCATGTCGGCCGCCACGGCATAGCCGCCGGCTTCCAGCAGCGGAACCTCGATGGGCGCGCGGGGCTGGCACTGCTCCAGAATGACGCGCTCGGCCTCTTCGATGGAGATCATGGGAACCTCTTCCCGGCGGTCTCGCCCAGATGGTAGCTGAAAAACCGCCCGAATGCACGGGGTTTTTCATGGATCGGCCGCCGGGAAGGTGGACGCGGCGGATGTCTTTCGCTATACTCCCGTTTTCTCCCCGGTTGCGCGCCTCGGCGAACGCGACTGGAATCCAGCGGAGGTGCGGCATGGACCCAAAGCCCGGCAACTTCCCCTCGACCTTCTGGATGGCCAACGTGACCGAGCTGTTTGAGCGCGGCGCGTTTTATGCTATGGCCAGCTTCGTGGTGCTCTACCTCGGCCAGCTGGGCCTCGGCGACTACTGGCCCAGCACCCTTAACGGCACCGTGCTCTGGACCCTGGTCTATTTCCTGCCCATCCTGTCCGGAACCATCGCCGACCAGGTGGGTTTCAAAAAGTCGCTGCTGGTGGCTTTTGTGCTCCTGGCCGCCGGATACTTTCTGATGGGCTACCCGGTCTGGTTCGGCGGCGCCACTCTGGCCAAGACCGTGGAGAGCGAGGTTACAGCCGGTGCCAACGTCGTCATCCCGGTGGTTATCGCCATCGTGCTCATCGGCCTGGGCGGCTCGGTGGTCAAGCCGTGCATTTCGGGCACGGTGCAGAAGACCTCCGGCG
This genomic interval carries:
- a CDS encoding molybdopterin molybdotransferase MoeA, whose amino-acid sequence is MISIEEAERVILEQCQPRAPIEVPLLEAGGYAVAADMRSGDDVPAFNRAMMDGFAFRAADATGPGARLRVVDCLPAGKAFDGELPPGAAVKIMTGAPLPAGADTVMPKEHCREHPDDWVEFTETPVAGRNVAPRGSELAAGSPLFAPGDVLKASDLGVLAIFGFTRVRVYPRPVLSLINTGSELVDIDQPLTGGRIRNSDMYSIASYFRKFGYTCAVRGIVPDHEAAIRSAVSAEPEADVILLTGGVSVGEFDLVQTAVRAEGFQVLFDAVAIKPGKPLVFARKGRQLLFGLSGNPVSSLLQAARFALPALRRLAGWNRPHSMFVTATLTADLRHRGDRAAYRPCRLVAEEGRLLCRPVRDKGSADLFSWRTINGLAVLPADRPELAAGELVRVFILEPFQFLPPE